One segment of Thermoanaerobacter kivui DNA contains the following:
- the cobN gene encoding cobaltochelatase subunit CobN: protein MATKILFYTAIDTELINVSNAVRNIYSKYGPIVNMAARSKRDVEGLKKEEELIELALSSDMIIIHLMGGTDSLPAVDKISKLSKEKGIGIAVLPCSGEDYQELYKMSTLSEKEYFTVYRYISYGGISNFENLFLWISNRFSKTSFSVIEPEPLPWEGIYHPDYSDKIEAKSFIQERLKEKKPVIGIIFYQSYWNAGNIEFINDLIREIENLGGTSIPVFLNTSKNDGFGSKGIEWVIDNYFMQNGIAVVDAVINTLMFSQTVATPTFSRVLEGNFYKRLGKPIIKAILALTPFKDWKEGVQGLGPLDVVMSMALPEFDGDIITVPIATREELERDPLTGAVVTKYVPIKDRIKKVASLSLNWAKLKYKPNCDKKVAIIFHNYPPRNDRIGCAFGLDSPVSVHKLLTEMKNKGYKIENLPESGKELMERMLSGLTNERGWLSPEEMNKRAVGKVHNKEYETWYSNFPLVSQQQLEKSWGKPPGEIFSCGEHLLIPGILLGNVFIGVQPTRGFFEDPASIYHSPDLPPPHHYLAYYRWIRDVFKADIVYHIGKHGSLEWLPGKGNGLSEECYPDLVLMDLPNVYPYIINNPGEGTQAKRRSHACIIDHLIPVMTRADTYEEMADVEVLIKEYNEAKNMDSGKLPILRSLIWEKVEDLKLDSDLKITKEEAEKDWEEFLEKIHSYLYEIKDCLIRDGLHILGQPPEGEQLIEMILALTRLSNGEVPSLREALAETLGYNYEELIKNPGFYSVELSCTYAEVLDMIEEKSKMLVKTFCEEGFEREKIKDISMNILGKNTEKLTKILEFISEKVVPALKGTTQEIENCIKALEGNFVPPGPSGAPTRGMVDILPTGRNFYSIDPQAVPTRSSWKIGVELANSLLQKHKEETNSYPEMVGIVVWCTSNMRTGGDDIAEALYLMGVKPIWDEKSGRVKGLSVIPLEELGRPRIDVTFRVSGMFRDAMLNVIHLLDKAVEMVASLDEPDDMNYISKHVREEIKEKVSKGVNPVKAREEALWRIFSDKPGTYGAGVSDLVTSKNWKDEKDLCNVYVTWGGYVYSRNTYGLEAADVFSRRLASIDATVKNEDSREIDMFDSDDFYSYHGGMVAAVKALKGSLPHSYSGDTSDPERVKVRTLEEETRRIFRARILNPKWIESMKRHGYKGAGDLSHMVETAFGWDATAEVLDDWLYEELAKKYALNEDMQQWFKEENPWALKNIVENLLEAIQRDMWQPSEELKNKLREIYLDIEGKLEEYT from the coding sequence GTGGCGACAAAAATACTGTTTTATACTGCTATTGACACAGAACTGATAAATGTCAGTAATGCTGTAAGGAATATTTATTCAAAATATGGTCCTATTGTTAATATGGCTGCGAGAAGTAAAAGAGATGTAGAGGGTTTAAAAAAGGAAGAGGAACTCATAGAGCTTGCATTGAGTTCAGATATGATAATAATTCATCTCATGGGGGGAACAGATTCTTTACCTGCCGTTGATAAGATTAGCAAGCTTTCTAAAGAGAAGGGCATAGGAATAGCAGTTTTGCCTTGTTCCGGGGAAGACTATCAGGAGCTTTATAAAATGAGCACGTTAAGTGAAAAAGAATACTTTACAGTTTATCGTTATATAAGTTATGGAGGGATTTCTAATTTTGAAAACCTTTTTCTTTGGATTTCCAATAGATTTTCAAAGACCAGTTTTTCTGTTATAGAACCTGAACCTCTTCCATGGGAAGGCATATACCATCCGGATTATAGCGATAAAATTGAAGCTAAGTCTTTTATACAGGAAAGATTAAAGGAGAAAAAGCCAGTCATAGGGATTATCTTTTATCAAAGTTATTGGAATGCAGGTAATATAGAATTTATAAACGATTTAATAAGAGAAATTGAAAATCTTGGAGGTACATCTATTCCTGTGTTTTTAAATACTTCAAAAAATGATGGATTTGGCAGTAAGGGAATTGAATGGGTAATTGATAATTACTTTATGCAAAATGGTATAGCAGTAGTTGATGCTGTCATAAACACCCTTATGTTTTCTCAAACCGTTGCCACACCTACATTTAGCAGGGTATTAGAGGGAAATTTTTACAAAAGACTTGGTAAACCTATTATAAAAGCTATTCTTGCTCTAACACCTTTTAAAGATTGGAAAGAAGGCGTACAAGGTCTTGGGCCTCTGGATGTAGTTATGAGCATGGCACTTCCCGAATTTGACGGTGACATTATCACAGTTCCTATTGCAACAAGGGAAGAACTTGAAAGGGATCCTTTGACAGGAGCAGTTGTGACAAAATATGTCCCTATAAAGGATAGAATTAAAAAGGTTGCTTCTCTTTCACTCAATTGGGCTAAATTAAAGTACAAACCTAACTGTGATAAAAAAGTTGCCATCATCTTTCATAATTATCCCCCAAGAAATGACAGGATTGGATGTGCTTTTGGACTTGATTCACCTGTCAGTGTGCACAAGTTGCTTACAGAAATGAAAAATAAAGGATATAAGATAGAAAATCTTCCTGAAAGCGGAAAAGAATTAATGGAAAGAATGCTTTCGGGTCTGACAAATGAAAGGGGATGGCTGAGCCCGGAAGAGATGAATAAAAGAGCTGTGGGGAAAGTGCATAATAAGGAATATGAAACTTGGTATTCTAATTTTCCTTTAGTGTCACAACAACAATTGGAAAAAAGTTGGGGTAAACCACCCGGGGAGATTTTTTCCTGTGGCGAACATCTCTTGATTCCAGGTATATTATTAGGAAATGTTTTCATAGGAGTTCAGCCTACCCGCGGCTTTTTTGAGGATCCTGCAAGTATCTATCATAGCCCTGATTTGCCTCCACCACATCATTATCTCGCATATTACAGATGGATCAGGGATGTTTTCAAAGCCGATATTGTTTATCATATTGGAAAGCATGGTTCCTTAGAATGGCTTCCTGGTAAGGGAAACGGTCTTTCAGAGGAATGTTATCCAGACCTTGTTCTTATGGACCTTCCTAACGTCTATCCTTATATTATAAATAATCCAGGAGAAGGAACACAGGCTAAACGCCGCTCTCATGCCTGCATCATTGACCATCTTATACCTGTGATGACCAGAGCGGACACTTATGAAGAAATGGCTGATGTGGAAGTACTTATCAAAGAATACAATGAAGCTAAAAATATGGATAGTGGTAAGCTGCCGATTCTGCGCAGCCTTATATGGGAAAAAGTGGAGGATTTAAAGCTTGATAGTGATTTAAAGATAACAAAGGAAGAAGCGGAAAAAGACTGGGAGGAATTTTTGGAAAAGATTCATTCCTATCTTTATGAGATAAAGGATTGCTTAATCCGAGATGGATTACATATACTGGGGCAGCCACCTGAAGGAGAACAGCTTATAGAGATGATTTTAGCCCTAACGCGCCTTTCTAATGGGGAAGTTCCATCTTTAAGGGAGGCTTTGGCAGAAACCTTAGGATATAATTATGAAGAATTAATAAAGAACCCCGGGTTTTATTCTGTTGAGTTGTCCTGCACATATGCAGAAGTACTGGACATGATTGAGGAAAAGAGTAAAATGCTGGTAAAGACTTTTTGTGAGGAGGGTTTTGAGAGGGAAAAGATTAAAGATATTTCCATGAATATACTTGGAAAAAACACAGAAAAATTAACGAAGATATTAGAGTTTATAAGCGAAAAGGTTGTACCGGCTCTTAAAGGTACGACGCAGGAGATTGAAAATTGTATTAAAGCCCTTGAAGGTAATTTTGTACCTCCAGGACCTTCTGGTGCTCCAACCCGGGGAATGGTGGATATTCTTCCTACTGGGCGAAATTTCTACTCTATAGACCCTCAGGCAGTGCCTACTCGTTCATCATGGAAAATAGGAGTAGAACTTGCAAACTCACTGTTACAAAAACATAAGGAAGAAACTAATTCTTATCCTGAGATGGTTGGGATTGTAGTATGGTGCACTTCCAACATGCGAACAGGAGGAGACGATATAGCAGAGGCTCTTTATCTCATGGGAGTAAAACCTATATGGGATGAAAAAAGTGGAAGAGTCAAAGGTTTATCTGTCATTCCCCTTGAAGAACTTGGAAGACCTCGAATTGATGTTACCTTCAGGGTAAGTGGTATGTTCAGAGATGCTATGTTGAATGTGATACACCTTTTAGATAAAGCAGTGGAGATGGTAGCATCCCTTGATGAGCCGGATGATATGAATTATATATCAAAACATGTAAGAGAAGAAATTAAAGAAAAGGTTTCAAAAGGAGTGAATCCAGTTAAGGCAAGAGAAGAAGCTTTGTGGCGCATATTCAGCGATAAGCCGGGAACTTACGGAGCGGGTGTGAGTGACCTCGTTACATCTAAAAATTGGAAAGACGAAAAGGATTTATGTAATGTATATGTTACATGGGGCGGTTATGTATATAGCAGGAATACCTATGGTCTTGAAGCTGCGGATGTTTTTTCCAGAAGACTGGCATCTATAGATGCTACGGTTAAAAATGAAGATAGCAGAGAAATAGATATGTTTGACAGCGATGATTTTTACTCATATCATGGAGGGATGGTAGCAGCAGTAAAAGCTCTAAAAGGCTCTTTACCTCATTCTTACAGCGGAGATACTTCAGATCCTGAAAGGGTTAAAGTGCGAACACTTGAAGAAGAAACACGTCGTATATTCCGTGCACGCATACTTAACCCTAAGTGGATAGAAAGCATGAAGCGGCATGGATATAAAGGAGCAGGAGATTTATCACATATGGTGGAAACAGCCTTTGGTTGGGATGCAACGGCAGAAGTGTTGGATGACTGGCTTTATGAGGAACTGGCAAAAAAATATGCTCTGAATGAGGATATGCAGCAATGGTTTAAAGAAGAAAACCCATGGGCTTTAAAGAATATTGTGGAAAACCTTCTTGAAGCTATACAAAGAGATATGTGGCAACCTTCTGAGGAACTCAAAAATAAACTGAGAGAAATTTATCTTGATATTGAAGGTAAATTAGAAGAATATACTTAA
- a CDS encoding nucleoside kinase — translation MKIVITGNIYEYPEGTKLEDIAKDFESIYNGIIVAAKVDNELVDLNHIISRDCTVDFVDTTVEEGTRIYRRSLTFVFIKAVKELLPGATVTIEHSLGKGLYCEIHGYSINNRIVSMIKKRMEEIIEKDLKIERKMLPREEAINLFEKEGLTEKVKLFKDIDKEKIPVYYCDGTVDFFYSSCVPSTGYLKIFDIRFYFPGVILIAPDVYNPRSLPVFVDVPKLASIFKETEDWASILNISYVSSLNDMIKQGKGRDLILVSEAFHEKKISKIADYITSNKMIKVVLIAGPSSSGKTSFIHRLSVQLRVNGLRPFPISLDNYFVPRELTPKDEFGNYDFESIDALDLALFNEHLIKLIQGEEVEIPIFNFKTGEREPKGRRVKLEKNQIILLEGIHGLNEKLTLQIPKDNKYKIYVSAITQLNLDEHNRISTTQTRLIRRMVRDSKFRSSDAAETINMWPLVRRGEEKWIFPYQEQADVMFNSFLPYELPVLKKYAEPLLKKVSRNDPAYSIAKEILEFLSYFLPLEDELAIPPNSIIKEFIGGSCLDV, via the coding sequence ATGAAAATTGTCATTACAGGTAATATCTATGAATACCCTGAAGGTACAAAACTGGAGGATATTGCTAAAGATTTCGAAAGTATCTATAATGGAATAATAGTTGCTGCAAAAGTGGATAATGAGTTAGTTGACTTAAATCATATAATTTCAAGAGATTGCACAGTAGATTTTGTAGATACCACAGTAGAGGAAGGTACAAGGATATACAGAAGGAGTTTGACTTTTGTTTTTATTAAAGCTGTAAAAGAGTTACTTCCTGGTGCTACTGTTACCATAGAACATTCGCTGGGGAAAGGTTTATACTGCGAGATACATGGTTATTCCATAAACAATAGAATTGTTTCTATGATCAAAAAACGGATGGAAGAAATAATAGAAAAAGATCTCAAAATAGAGAGAAAAATGTTACCCAGAGAAGAGGCTATAAATCTATTTGAAAAAGAGGGATTGACAGAAAAAGTTAAACTGTTTAAAGATATTGACAAAGAAAAAATACCTGTTTATTATTGTGATGGAACTGTAGACTTTTTCTATAGTTCTTGCGTGCCCTCTACAGGTTATCTAAAAATATTTGATATACGATTTTATTTTCCGGGTGTTATTTTAATTGCTCCAGATGTATATAATCCTCGTTCTTTACCTGTATTTGTTGATGTTCCAAAACTCGCTTCGATTTTTAAAGAAACAGAAGATTGGGCAAGTATTTTAAACATAAGTTATGTTTCTTCTTTGAACGACATGATAAAACAAGGAAAAGGTAGAGATTTAATATTGGTTTCTGAGGCATTTCATGAGAAGAAAATATCCAAAATTGCAGATTATATAACTTCAAACAAAATGATAAAAGTCGTGCTTATCGCCGGTCCATCTTCTTCAGGAAAAACTTCTTTTATTCACAGACTTAGTGTTCAGCTGAGGGTAAACGGGCTGAGGCCTTTTCCGATATCATTAGACAATTATTTTGTACCGCGAGAACTTACTCCAAAAGATGAGTTTGGAAATTACGACTTTGAATCAATTGACGCTTTAGACCTTGCTCTTTTTAATGAACACCTTATAAAACTTATCCAAGGAGAAGAAGTTGAAATCCCGATTTTTAATTTTAAAACAGGTGAAAGAGAACCAAAGGGTAGAAGAGTAAAGTTAGAGAAAAACCAAATTATTTTGTTGGAAGGCATACATGGGCTTAATGAAAAACTGACATTGCAAATACCTAAGGATAATAAATACAAAATATATGTGAGTGCTATTACACAATTAAACCTTGATGAGCACAACAGGATATCTACTACTCAGACAAGGTTAATACGACGTATGGTAAGAGATAGCAAATTCCGTTCCAGTGATGCGGCAGAAACAATAAATATGTGGCCTTTAGTAAGAAGAGGGGAAGAGAAATGGATTTTCCCATATCAAGAGCAGGCGGATGTTATGTTTAATTCTTTCCTCCCTTATGAGCTGCCTGTGTTAAAAAAATATGCGGAGCCGTTACTTAAGAAAGTTTCCCGAAACGATCCTGCTTATTCTATCGCTAAAGAAATATTGGAATTTTTAAGCTATTTCCTCCCATTAGAAGACGAGTTAGCAATACCTCCTAATTCTATTATAAAAGAATTTATAGGCGGCAGTTGTCTTGATGTGTGA
- a CDS encoding stalk domain-containing protein encodes MKKKICFLMIFVLLMSLLPAFGLANPVKAQETQVYLNGVKINTGDVLPFIENGRTMVPVRLFSENLGADVKWDDATQAVTIQGEDVSVKLTIGKKEAVVNGKNKTLDVAPIVLSGRTIVPLRFIAEAFGADVKWDKETSRAVVVWNIKIKDSTGNDVTVPAGLNRLVILNANAAEALRILQIPDDFIIGVSDSTSSYSPYLGLDNKPSVGGAFKPSLEKIMELKPQAVIAYGKYPDKTLEEKLEPAGIKVIRLDFFKPETYNNDLKTLAKIFGRVKTADEFMQWKANATAIVADRIKSLNAEDKFKVFGMDIGMGNNSLTATTWTIYGQNTSVHQGLEAAGGINVARDMKDYPKVNPEWVLEKNPDKIVLSAYEKDVLGYTVKDNTNVVKLRDSAITNPVISKTNAGKNKQVYIIEKHLLGGDKTYLGTLYLAKWFYPERFKDVNPNQVLKEYFEKWLGIPMKGIWAYPEP; translated from the coding sequence ATGAAAAAGAAGATTTGCTTTTTGATGATTTTTGTTTTACTGATGTCTTTGTTGCCTGCTTTTGGACTTGCCAATCCGGTTAAGGCTCAGGAAACACAGGTTTATTTAAATGGTGTAAAGATAAATACAGGAGATGTTTTACCCTTTATAGAAAATGGACGAACGATGGTGCCTGTAAGGCTCTTTTCTGAAAACCTCGGTGCAGATGTAAAATGGGATGATGCTACACAGGCTGTGACAATACAGGGTGAGGATGTCAGTGTAAAATTAACCATTGGTAAAAAGGAAGCTGTTGTAAACGGAAAAAACAAAACTCTTGATGTTGCACCTATAGTTTTATCAGGCAGGACAATAGTTCCTTTAAGATTTATAGCGGAAGCTTTTGGTGCTGATGTAAAGTGGGATAAAGAAACATCTAGGGCAGTAGTAGTTTGGAATATAAAAATCAAGGATTCCACGGGGAATGACGTAACAGTACCTGCTGGATTGAACAGGTTAGTCATTCTTAATGCCAATGCAGCAGAGGCTCTTCGTATTTTGCAGATTCCAGATGATTTTATCATAGGTGTAAGTGATTCTACATCATCATATTCTCCTTATCTTGGCTTAGATAACAAACCAAGTGTTGGAGGTGCTTTTAAGCCCAGTTTAGAAAAGATTATGGAGCTAAAACCACAGGCAGTAATTGCTTACGGTAAGTATCCTGATAAAACATTGGAAGAGAAGTTGGAGCCTGCAGGTATAAAGGTTATAAGGCTTGACTTTTTTAAACCAGAAACATATAATAATGACCTTAAAACATTGGCTAAAATATTTGGAAGGGTAAAGACAGCTGATGAGTTTATGCAATGGAAGGCAAATGCAACAGCCATTGTAGCTGACAGAATAAAGAGTTTAAATGCAGAAGATAAGTTTAAGGTGTTTGGAATGGACATTGGAATGGGTAATAATTCCCTGACGGCAACCACATGGACAATATATGGTCAAAATACTTCTGTTCATCAAGGATTAGAAGCAGCTGGTGGAATCAATGTTGCTCGCGATATGAAGGATTATCCTAAAGTAAACCCAGAATGGGTTTTAGAAAAAAATCCTGATAAAATAGTTCTAAGTGCTTATGAAAAAGATGTGCTTGGATATACTGTAAAAGACAATACGAATGTTGTAAAATTAAGAGATAGTGCCATAACTAATCCTGTTATAAGTAAAACCAATGCTGGTAAAAATAAGCAGGTTTATATTATTGAGAAGCACTTACTTGGAGGAGATAAAACATATCTTGGGACGTTATATCTTGCTAAATGGTTTTATCCTGAGCGCTTTAAAGATGTCAACCCCAATCAGGTTTTAAAGGAGTATTTTGAAAAATGGCTGGGGATACCTATGAAAGGTATATGGGCTTATCCAGAGCCATAA
- a CDS encoding YgiT-type zinc finger protein: MDKCFCGGKIEIQNVEYKLVRGKRTIIIKDVPAYVCQECGAAYYDTDVLDEAFKNKDKYEYISTK, encoded by the coding sequence ATGGACAAATGCTTTTGCGGGGGTAAAATAGAGATACAAAACGTAGAATATAAGTTGGTAAGAGGGAAAAGGACTATTATTATTAAAGATGTACCAGCGTATGTTTGTCAAGAGTGCGGTGCAGCCTATTATGATACTGATGTACTGGATGAAGCTTTTAAGAATAAAGATAAATACGAATATATTTCAACAAAATAG
- a CDS encoding ABC transporter ATP-binding protein, with translation MAEDRNVYAEKPMIKVENLVKVFGKFRAVDGISFEVSRGEIFALLGPNGAGKTTTIRILTTLSRPTSGTAYINGYDVRSQSLEVKKQIGVVPQQLNLEKELSAWENLELNGMLYGMEKEERRRRIEELLDYVGLMDKANVNVDKFSGGMMRRLMIARALMHRPRVLFLDEPTVGLDPQTRRKIWDLIKTMNQSGMTVLLTTHYIEEAEKLCHRVAIIDKGKLIAIGSPDELKKQTGNVVLEYLENDTTVRRFFSSRTEALEYAQSLDTDINIRESNLEDVFVKITGGEICENKPL, from the coding sequence ATGGCTGAAGACAGGAACGTCTACGCTGAAAAGCCGATGATTAAAGTAGAAAACCTTGTTAAAGTATTTGGAAAGTTCAGGGCTGTTGATGGAATAAGCTTTGAAGTGTCTCGTGGAGAGATTTTTGCACTATTAGGGCCCAATGGAGCAGGTAAAACTACTACTATAAGGATACTCACAACATTAAGCCGTCCTACATCTGGTACAGCATATATAAATGGTTATGATGTAAGAAGTCAGTCTTTGGAAGTAAAAAAACAGATTGGTGTTGTGCCACAGCAACTGAATCTTGAAAAAGAGTTAAGTGCATGGGAAAATTTAGAGCTTAACGGCATGCTTTACGGTATGGAAAAAGAAGAAAGGAGGAGGCGAATAGAGGAACTTCTTGATTATGTTGGGCTTATGGACAAAGCGAATGTCAATGTTGATAAATTTTCTGGCGGTATGATGCGCAGGCTTATGATTGCCAGAGCACTGATGCATAGACCGAGGGTACTCTTTCTTGATGAGCCAACAGTAGGACTTGACCCTCAGACAAGGAGAAAAATATGGGATTTAATAAAAACAATGAATCAAAGCGGTATGACAGTCCTCCTTACTACTCATTATATTGAAGAGGCAGAAAAACTCTGTCACAGGGTGGCAATAATTGATAAAGGCAAGCTGATAGCAATTGGCAGTCCTGACGAATTAAAAAAACAAACAGGCAATGTTGTACTGGAATATCTTGAAAACGATACTACAGTAAGACGGTTTTTTTCATCAAGGACGGAAGCCTTGGAATATGCACAATCTTTGGACACAGATATAAACATAAGGGAATCAAACCTTGAGGATGTTTTTGTTAAAATTACAGGCGGTGAAATAT
- a CDS encoding RluA family pseudouridine synthase, which translates to MRFVVKAQEQGITLEGFLKKKGFSNRLIRIYKRRGEILVNNIKSNVKEVLQPGDIIDLILYEEESDVKAEKMDLNICYEDEDILIIDKPAGIVVHPTKRYQSSTLANGVAWYFKEKGLKMPIRPINRLDKGTSGLVIFAKRPFMQYYMQIVKPMTKLYFAVVEGKMEGQGTIDLPIARKPDNGIERMVSELGDEAITNYKVIKSSEKFSLLRLNIQTGRTHQIRVHLSHIGHPIVGDTLYGSNDNYIKRQALHAYRVSFVHPVLERSVSVYSPLPEDIKSLLNLL; encoded by the coding sequence ATGAGATTTGTCGTCAAAGCGCAAGAGCAAGGAATCACGTTGGAAGGATTTTTGAAAAAGAAGGGTTTTTCTAACAGGCTTATACGCATTTATAAAAGGCGAGGTGAAATATTAGTAAATAATATAAAATCCAACGTTAAAGAAGTTCTTCAACCTGGTGATATTATTGACTTGATTCTTTATGAAGAAGAATCTGACGTTAAAGCTGAAAAAATGGATTTAAACATATGTTATGAAGATGAAGATATTTTAATAATTGATAAGCCTGCAGGCATAGTTGTACATCCTACCAAAAGATACCAAAGTAGCACTCTTGCCAATGGAGTTGCGTGGTATTTTAAAGAAAAAGGTTTAAAAATGCCAATTCGACCTATAAATAGGTTGGACAAAGGAACGTCAGGATTGGTTATATTTGCTAAACGCCCTTTTATGCAGTATTACATGCAGATTGTAAAACCCATGACTAAACTTTATTTTGCAGTTGTAGAAGGTAAAATGGAAGGGCAAGGCACAATTGACCTTCCTATAGCGAGAAAGCCAGACAATGGTATTGAAAGAATGGTGTCAGAGCTGGGGGATGAAGCAATAACTAATTACAAAGTCATAAAAAGTAGTGAAAAATTTTCTCTCCTCAGACTAAACATACAGACAGGAAGAACACATCAAATAAGGGTGCACTTAAGCCATATTGGACATCCAATTGTAGGGGATACTTTGTACGGCTCTAATGATAACTACATAAAAAGGCAAGCATTACACGCTTACAGAGTTTCTTTTGTGCACCCAGTACTTGAAAGAAGTGTTTCTGTATACTCTCCTTTACCGGAAGACATAAAAAGTTTGCTAAATTTACTGTAA
- a CDS encoding radical SAM protein, whose protein sequence is MEHAVKCNICPRNCNVDRSKSKGFCNMSWQVKVAKAYLHHWEEPFISGTRGSGTVFFTGCNLKCVFCQNYEISQYDFGKPLTIEELAQVFLKLQKQGAHNINLVTPTIHAFQIKEAILLAKKEGLKIPIVYNTNAYENVETLKALEGLIDIYLPDLKYYDDHLAKKYSKAPHYFEYATKAILEMYRQVGMPKFDKKGILKKGLVIRHLILPGCVEDTKKNLLWIKNNLPKKIYVSLMSQYTPYYKAENYPEINRKITPKEYKEAIKFFFDIGLENGLIQEIESASEDYIPDFDLEGLQ, encoded by the coding sequence ATGGAACATGCAGTTAAATGCAATATATGTCCAAGAAATTGCAATGTAGACAGGTCAAAATCAAAGGGATTTTGCAACATGTCATGGCAAGTAAAAGTAGCAAAAGCATATTTACATCACTGGGAAGAGCCTTTTATAAGTGGGACAAGAGGTTCTGGAACAGTGTTTTTCACTGGTTGCAACCTAAAATGCGTATTTTGTCAAAATTATGAAATAAGTCAATACGATTTTGGAAAACCCTTAACCATTGAAGAATTAGCACAAGTCTTTTTAAAGCTACAAAAGCAAGGTGCTCATAACATAAACCTTGTTACTCCCACTATTCACGCATTTCAAATAAAAGAAGCAATTTTATTAGCAAAAAAAGAAGGTCTTAAGATACCTATAGTGTATAACACAAACGCTTATGAAAATGTGGAGACATTGAAGGCATTAGAAGGATTGATTGACATATACTTACCAGACCTTAAGTATTATGACGACCATCTCGCTAAAAAATACTCCAAAGCTCCTCATTATTTTGAATACGCTACAAAAGCTATATTAGAGATGTATAGGCAGGTAGGGATGCCGAAATTTGATAAAAAGGGGATACTAAAAAAAGGACTTGTAATAAGGCATCTCATCCTTCCGGGATGTGTAGAAGATACTAAAAAAAATCTTTTATGGATTAAAAATAATCTCCCAAAAAAAATTTACGTAAGCTTAATGAGCCAATATACTCCCTATTACAAAGCTGAAAATTATCCAGAGATAAACAGAAAAATTACTCCAAAAGAGTACAAAGAAGCTATAAAATTTTTTTTTGACATAGGCCTTGAAAACGGGTTAATCCAAGAAATTGAAAGCGCCAGCGAAGATTATATCCCCGATTTTGACTTGGAAGGATTACAGTAA
- a CDS encoding NUDIX hydrolase has product MKEETSIEASVKNIISIRSIILPDGNSEIYIVFLLDYISGTPTSDGVENDAAAFFDLNIAINAENVVYLSRYLIKKILTANYSKLSPDILYPFSNSNYKLFC; this is encoded by the coding sequence ATAAAAGAAGAAACGTCTATAGAAGCTTCTGTAAAAAACATTATCTCCATAAGAAGCATAATATTGCCAGACGGCAACTCCGAAATATACATTGTCTTTCTTTTGGATTATATTTCAGGAACTCCCACTTCTGACGGAGTAGAGAATGACGCTGCAGCTTTTTTTGACTTAAACATAGCAATAAATGCCGAAAACGTGGTATACCTTTCACGCTATTTAATCAAAAAAATATTGACAGCAAACTACAGTAAGCTATCCCCTGATATACTGTACCCTTTTAGTAATTCTAATTATAAGCTATTTTGTTGA